The Cloacibacillus sp. genome window below encodes:
- the ygeW gene encoding knotted carbamoyltransferase YgeW, giving the protein MSLMEKYIGALNNLNFGDMYNNDFFLTWEKTRDELDAVFTVADALRTLRENNVSSRIFDSGLAISLFRDNSTRTRFSFASASNLLGLKVQDLDEGKSQVVHGEMVRETANMISFMADVIGIRDDMYIDKGNAYMHQIVNAVKEGFEDGILEQRPTLVNLQCDIDHPTQTMADTLHVIHEMGGVENLKGKKVAMTWAYSPSYGKPLSVPQGVIGLMTRFGMEVVLAHPEGYEVMEDVEEVAKKNAAASGGSFRKTNNMAEAFEGADIVYPKSWAPFKAMEKRTNLYGAGDFDGIKTLEKELLTQNANHKDWECTEEMMKKTRNGKALYLHCLPADITGVSCKEGEVAGSVFDRYRVPLYKEASFKPYIIAAMIFLSKMKDPQAALAALEAGRRARLMK; this is encoded by the coding sequence ATGTCACTTATGGAAAAATACATCGGCGCACTGAACAATCTGAATTTTGGCGATATGTACAATAACGACTTCTTCCTCACCTGGGAAAAGACGCGCGACGAACTCGACGCGGTCTTCACGGTGGCCGACGCGCTGCGCACGCTCCGCGAGAATAACGTCTCGTCACGCATATTCGACAGCGGCCTCGCTATTTCGCTCTTCCGCGACAACTCGACGCGCACCCGTTTCTCCTTCGCCTCGGCCTCCAACCTCCTCGGTCTCAAGGTGCAGGATCTCGACGAAGGAAAATCACAGGTGGTGCACGGTGAGATGGTCCGCGAAACGGCGAACATGATCTCCTTCATGGCCGACGTCATCGGCATCCGCGACGATATGTACATCGACAAGGGCAACGCCTACATGCACCAGATCGTCAACGCCGTCAAAGAGGGCTTCGAGGACGGTATCCTTGAACAGCGCCCGACGCTCGTCAACCTGCAGTGCGACATCGACCATCCGACACAGACGATGGCCGACACGCTCCACGTCATCCACGAAATGGGCGGCGTAGAGAACCTTAAGGGCAAGAAGGTCGCGATGACCTGGGCCTATTCGCCGTCATACGGCAAGCCGCTCTCAGTGCCCCAGGGAGTCATCGGCCTGATGACGCGCTTCGGCATGGAGGTTGTTCTCGCCCATCCCGAGGGATACGAAGTGATGGAGGATGTCGAAGAGGTGGCGAAGAAAAACGCCGCGGCCTCCGGCGGTTCGTTCCGCAAGACCAACAACATGGCCGAGGCCTTTGAAGGCGCGGACATCGTCTATCCCAAGAGCTGGGCGCCCTTCAAGGCGATGGAGAAGCGCACCAACCTCTACGGAGCGGGGGATTTCGACGGCATCAAGACTCTCGAAAAAGAGCTCCTCACGCAGAACGCGAACCATAAGGACTGGGAATGCACCGAAGAGATGATGAAGAAGACCAGGAACGGCAAGGCGCTCTACCTCCACTGCCTGCCCGCCGACATCACCGGCGTAAGCTGCAAAGAGGGCGAAGTGGCAGGCTCGGTATTTGACCGTTACCGCGTGCCGCTCTATAAAGAGGCCAGCTTCAAACCCTACATCATCGCCGCGATGATCTTCCTCAGCAAGATGAAAGATCCGCAGGCCGCGCTCGCCGCTCTCGAAGCAGGCAGACGCGCCCGCCTTATGAAATAA
- a CDS encoding M20 family metallopeptidase: MKNIIERAHEIEEVIAADRRAIHKEPEIGFYLPKTAAYIKRRLDEMGVEYRDCGVLDHETRENFAAAGFGGIDGCTGVTATIGNGAPCILLRADMDALPMEEKSGLDFASVNGLAHTCGHDSHSAMLLGAARILKENEASLKGTVKLMFQPGEEFGCGSRLMINDGLLEGPNPDAALALHVMSDAEAGTVGYVKGAASSSYDTFIVKIRGQGGHSSAPHLTVDPVMIANQLYTALNLLPGRETDPRETVALTIGRLAGGSAANIIPDGAEMQIGVRTFNMEIRDHLAKRIPEMIEHIVKAWRGDYEMNIFYCPLTYNSPELCGELLPFINEAAGAENVREESKPMAGTEDFGYISQRIPSMFLWLGAGKRSAAPLHNPTMILDESVFWKGSAILANCAAEWLAKR; encoded by the coding sequence ATGAAAAATATAATCGAACGCGCGCATGAGATCGAAGAGGTTATCGCCGCCGACAGGCGGGCGATACACAAAGAGCCGGAGATCGGCTTCTATCTGCCAAAGACGGCGGCCTATATCAAAAGGCGTCTTGACGAAATGGGCGTCGAATACCGAGACTGCGGCGTTCTCGACCACGAGACTAGGGAAAACTTCGCCGCGGCTGGATTCGGCGGCATCGACGGCTGCACCGGGGTGACGGCGACGATCGGCAACGGCGCCCCCTGCATCCTGCTGAGGGCGGACATGGACGCCCTGCCAATGGAGGAAAAGAGCGGCCTGGATTTCGCCTCCGTCAACGGCTTAGCCCACACCTGCGGCCACGACTCGCACAGCGCAATGCTGCTCGGCGCGGCGCGGATATTGAAGGAGAACGAAGCCTCGCTCAAAGGGACGGTCAAGCTGATGTTCCAGCCCGGCGAGGAGTTCGGCTGCGGCTCGCGGCTGATGATAAACGACGGCCTGCTGGAGGGACCCAACCCCGACGCCGCGCTCGCGCTGCATGTGATGTCCGACGCGGAGGCGGGCACCGTCGGCTATGTAAAGGGCGCCGCCTCGTCCTCCTACGACACCTTTATCGTGAAGATCAGGGGACAGGGAGGTCACAGCTCCGCGCCGCACCTGACGGTAGACCCCGTGATGATCGCGAACCAGCTCTATACGGCGCTGAATCTTCTTCCCGGACGCGAGACAGACCCGCGCGAGACCGTCGCGCTGACCATCGGCAGACTGGCGGGCGGAAGCGCGGCGAATATCATTCCCGACGGCGCGGAGATGCAGATCGGCGTGCGCACCTTCAATATGGAGATACGCGACCATCTGGCCAAGCGCATTCCCGAGATGATAGAACACATCGTCAAGGCCTGGCGGGGAGATTACGAAATGAATATCTTCTATTGTCCGCTGACTTATAACTCACCGGAGCTGTGCGGCGAACTGCTGCCCTTTATAAACGAGGCCGCGGGCGCTGAAAACGTCCGCGAGGAGAGCAAACCGATGGCCGGCACCGAGGATTTCGGCTATATCTCGCAGCGTATACCTTCGATGTTCCTCTGGCTCGGCGCGGGTAAGAGGAGCGCGGCGCCGCTGCACAATCCAACGATGATTCTGGACGAGTCCGTTTTCTGGAAGGGCAGCGCCATCCTCGCCAACTGCGCCGCCGAGTGGCTCGCGAAGAGGTAG
- a CDS encoding urocanate hydratase, protein MMDNRSLENAMKVRLEFPNGLPTKKEFDPQYRRAPNRVYTLNEKETVLALKNALCYIPEEYHAEIAPEFLEELRTRGRIYGYRFRPEGKLCGKPIGEYKSGCIEGKAFQVMIDNNLDFDVALYPYELVTYGETGQVCQNWMQYLLIKKYLEILTPDQTLVLESGHPLGLFKSSPTAPRVMLTNGLMVGIFDNQEEWHRAMQLGVSNYGQMTAGGWMYIGPQGIVHGTYNTILNAGRIKFGEGGDGLKGRLYVTSGLGGMSGAQPKAADIAGCVSITAEVDWSRIETRHEQGWVRKIAKTPEEAFKMAKDEMDSGEVDSIAFHGNIVDLLQYAVDHDITIDLLSDQTSCHAAYDGGYCPCGVTFEEHTRLLKEEPEKYRGLVDSSLRKHFELIKILVDRGSYFFDYGNSFLRAIYDAGVTEVAKNGKDTHDGFIFPSYVEDIMGPLLFDYGYGPFRWCCLSRDPQDLHKTDMAAMDCIDPDRRFQDRDNWTWIRDAEKNKLVVGTQCRILYQDAEGRIRIALKFNEMVRNGEIGPVMLGRDHHDVSGTDSPYRETANIKDGSNIMADMATLCYAGNAARGMSLVALHNGGGVGIGRAINGGFGLVLDGSYRVDETIKSAMNWDVMSGVARRAWARNDGALEVSASFNGSRTGQHITLPYLADEAFLTELVTKH, encoded by the coding sequence ATGATGGACAACAGATCGCTCGAAAACGCAATGAAGGTCAGGCTGGAATTTCCCAACGGACTGCCGACCAAAAAGGAGTTTGACCCGCAGTACCGCCGCGCGCCGAACCGCGTCTACACGCTGAACGAAAAAGAGACGGTGCTTGCGCTGAAAAACGCCCTGTGCTATATCCCCGAAGAGTATCACGCGGAGATCGCCCCCGAATTTCTCGAGGAGTTGCGCACGCGCGGACGTATCTACGGCTACCGTTTCCGTCCGGAGGGAAAGCTCTGCGGCAAACCCATCGGCGAATACAAGAGCGGCTGCATCGAGGGCAAGGCCTTTCAGGTGATGATCGACAACAACCTCGACTTCGACGTCGCCCTCTATCCCTACGAGCTTGTCACCTACGGCGAGACCGGGCAGGTCTGCCAGAACTGGATGCAGTATCTTCTGATAAAGAAGTACCTTGAGATCCTGACGCCGGACCAGACCCTCGTCCTTGAGTCGGGACACCCGCTCGGCCTCTTTAAATCCTCCCCCACCGCGCCGCGCGTGATGCTCACCAACGGCCTGATGGTCGGCATCTTCGACAACCAGGAGGAGTGGCACCGCGCGATGCAGCTCGGCGTCTCCAACTACGGGCAGATGACCGCGGGCGGCTGGATGTACATCGGGCCGCAGGGCATCGTCCACGGCACCTATAACACCATCCTCAACGCGGGACGCATCAAGTTCGGCGAGGGCGGCGACGGCCTGAAGGGACGTCTCTACGTCACCTCGGGGCTCGGCGGCATGAGCGGCGCGCAGCCGAAGGCGGCGGACATTGCCGGCTGTGTCTCGATCACCGCCGAGGTGGACTGGTCGCGGATAGAGACGCGCCACGAACAGGGCTGGGTGAGAAAGATCGCCAAAACCCCGGAAGAGGCCTTCAAAATGGCTAAAGATGAGATGGACAGCGGCGAGGTCGATTCGATCGCCTTCCACGGCAATATCGTCGATCTCCTCCAGTACGCCGTCGACCACGATATCACCATCGACCTGCTCTCGGACCAGACCAGCTGCCACGCCGCCTATGACGGCGGATACTGCCCCTGCGGCGTAACCTTTGAAGAGCATACCAGGCTGCTGAAAGAGGAGCCGGAAAAATACAGAGGGCTCGTCGACAGCTCGCTCCGCAAACATTTTGAGCTGATAAAGATCCTCGTCGACCGCGGCAGCTATTTCTTCGACTACGGCAACTCCTTCCTGCGCGCCATCTACGACGCGGGAGTTACGGAGGTGGCGAAGAACGGCAAGGACACGCACGACGGCTTCATCTTCCCGAGCTACGTCGAAGACATCATGGGACCGCTCCTCTTCGACTACGGCTACGGCCCATTCCGCTGGTGCTGTCTCTCGAGAGATCCGCAGGATCTGCACAAGACCGACATGGCGGCGATGGACTGCATCGATCCCGACAGGCGTTTCCAGGACCGCGACAACTGGACCTGGATACGCGACGCGGAGAAAAACAAACTCGTCGTCGGCACCCAGTGCCGCATCCTCTATCAGGACGCCGAAGGGCGCATCCGTATCGCCCTTAAATTCAACGAGATGGTGAGAAACGGCGAGATCGGCCCCGTAATGCTCGGACGCGACCACCACGACGTATCGGGCACCGACTCCCCCTACCGGGAGACGGCGAACATCAAAGACGGCAGCAACATTATGGCCGACATGGCGACGCTCTGCTACGCCGGCAACGCCGCGCGCGGCATGAGCCTCGTCGCGCTCCACAACGGCGGCGGAGTGGGAATAGGAAGGGCGATCAACGGCGGCTTCGGCCTCGTGCTCGACGGCTCCTACCGTGTCGACGAAACGATAAAGAGCGCGATGAACTGGGACGTGATGAGCGGCGTCGCCAGACGCGCCTGGGCGAGGAACGACGGCGCGCTTGAGGTCTCGGCCTCCTTCAACGGCAGCCGCACGGGACAGCATATCACTCTGCCCTATCTCGCGGACGAAGCGTTTCTTACGGAGCTTGTGACAAAACACTGA
- a CDS encoding AAA family ATPase, giving the protein MSLKLHLLGEAYIEQDGGRMAMPFKKAEAILFYLALEGRCPKERVKCLFWGDRDERQASGSLRNALYLLRKALPHSFVSERGYLSLTDFVTDLEELDISSAAAAIPPALFEEPLCGFESVDSPDFSDWLDGARRRIRDESVLLLRKRLSSLEGEETEDSRMELLSALLRLDPYDEESMAGMMELYIRRGAAVKALSLCRAFCERLDGELGVKPGPRLRRLARELAEETPRADGRGGQYFCCREREVRKIIDLLSAAGGRTTLFFIHGEAGVGKTALVNYVTELLAGERGELFTACPMSVGEKFPYSSWNNIAVRLVERLREENLTVETAALSLLSRHFYGISDEESRGTPLIQEWDVFAVGKVLAGLAARLYRGKPLFFIFEDMHWFDEQSLSLLRVFLPELRVPAAVFMTSRPESSERMIKMIYNIKSVPVGDFLHMRLQPFNGDEVLRFCRTFLSEEVVNTRGADYFMRESEGMPLLLAEMVRMLRDNSGAECRDGLRGLIMSRMDELEPLQREMLSALSVFGAPAAIEDIAMLLEAEMEQISSAAEELLRRGLICEVKENDDYGVDFLHVNVRECVYNAIPGFKRKQLHRRIAGILKRHYSPHIWSPALSVMLCHHHSMAGEKKAVLEQHLQEMSFHINLNHILFPMIRDAVLLKCSLPFSDREETEAKFRRIGEILQSCGVEEISDESELRRLEASYLEMYGGYKINWGEYEQGRRLTDSALEIAGADGFDEIAMHCLEDIAHHYLQTDRSRELSETGERILALARRLQKENHVGLALRLIGMASLIDGNYERAEEIFRESIAVFEGLELTGKFYTLSLLAPHCYIGEMRQWRGESAYAMAQFEYCIERCRGAKLFWGRSHFCAHAADTAIDLGDWQLAARHIDDGVSLFESSRGGHCSSLLYSLKAICDARRGDFDEAAASLKKADFLSAIGKKSWCAAQYMAKGWVGRLAALSSAAVNGCLDRPWEDYARAAVKLYGGFGAEFRAERIRKEFGL; this is encoded by the coding sequence TTGAGTTTAAAGCTGCATCTTCTCGGCGAGGCCTATATAGAACAGGATGGCGGACGGATGGCCATGCCCTTTAAAAAGGCGGAGGCCATTCTCTTCTATCTGGCCCTTGAGGGGCGATGTCCCAAAGAGCGAGTGAAGTGCCTCTTCTGGGGAGACCGCGACGAGCGGCAGGCCTCGGGGAGTCTGCGCAACGCCCTCTATCTGCTGCGGAAGGCTCTGCCTCATAGCTTTGTATCCGAGCGCGGCTATCTCAGCCTGACGGACTTCGTCACCGATCTGGAGGAGCTGGATATCTCAAGCGCCGCCGCCGCGATACCGCCCGCGCTCTTTGAGGAGCCTCTCTGCGGCTTTGAATCGGTTGATTCGCCTGATTTCAGCGACTGGCTTGACGGCGCGCGCCGGAGGATACGCGACGAGTCCGTTCTCCTTCTGCGGAAAAGATTGTCCTCTCTTGAGGGCGAAGAGACGGAGGATAGCCGTATGGAGCTCCTTTCGGCGCTGCTCCGTCTTGACCCCTACGACGAGGAGAGCATGGCCGGAATGATGGAGCTCTATATAAGGCGGGGAGCGGCGGTCAAGGCCCTCTCCCTCTGCAGGGCCTTCTGCGAGAGATTGGACGGTGAGCTGGGCGTGAAACCTGGGCCGCGGCTGCGGCGTTTGGCGCGGGAGCTTGCCGAGGAGACGCCGCGCGCAGATGGACGCGGCGGGCAGTATTTCTGCTGTCGTGAGAGAGAGGTACGGAAGATAATCGACCTTCTCAGCGCCGCGGGAGGGCGTACGACGCTCTTTTTCATCCACGGCGAGGCGGGAGTGGGGAAGACCGCGCTCGTCAATTACGTCACGGAGCTTCTTGCCGGGGAGAGGGGCGAGCTCTTTACAGCCTGCCCGATGTCCGTCGGCGAGAAATTCCCCTATTCCTCGTGGAACAACATCGCCGTGCGCCTCGTCGAACGCCTGCGGGAGGAAAACCTGACGGTCGAGACGGCCGCCTTGTCCCTTCTATCGCGCCACTTTTACGGCATCTCCGACGAAGAGAGCCGCGGCACGCCGCTCATTCAGGAGTGGGACGTCTTCGCGGTGGGAAAGGTGCTTGCCGGTCTCGCGGCGCGTCTTTACAGGGGAAAGCCGCTCTTCTTTATCTTTGAGGATATGCACTGGTTTGACGAGCAGTCGCTCAGCCTGCTGCGCGTATTTCTCCCGGAGCTCCGCGTACCGGCGGCGGTCTTTATGACGAGCCGTCCCGAGAGCTCCGAACGGATGATCAAGATGATCTATAACATTAAGTCGGTTCCCGTGGGGGATTTTCTGCATATGCGCCTGCAGCCGTTCAACGGCGATGAGGTGCTGCGCTTCTGCCGAACCTTCCTCTCCGAGGAAGTTGTAAATACCAGAGGCGCGGATTACTTCATGCGCGAGAGCGAGGGGATGCCGCTGCTCCTCGCGGAAATGGTGCGGATGCTGCGCGACAACAGCGGCGCCGAGTGCCGCGACGGCCTGCGCGGGCTGATCATGAGCCGGATGGACGAACTCGAGCCGCTCCAGCGCGAAATGCTTTCGGCGCTCTCGGTCTTCGGCGCTCCCGCCGCGATAGAGGATATCGCCATGCTTCTTGAGGCGGAGATGGAGCAGATAAGCTCCGCGGCGGAGGAGCTGCTGCGCCGCGGCTTGATCTGCGAGGTGAAGGAGAACGACGACTACGGCGTTGACTTTCTCCATGTCAACGTGCGCGAGTGCGTCTACAATGCCATTCCCGGTTTTAAGAGAAAGCAGCTGCACCGACGTATCGCCGGTATCCTGAAGCGCCACTATTCGCCGCATATATGGAGCCCGGCGCTCTCCGTGATGCTGTGCCACCACCACAGCATGGCCGGTGAAAAGAAGGCGGTGCTCGAGCAGCATTTGCAGGAGATGAGCTTTCATATAAATCTTAATCATATTCTCTTTCCGATGATACGGGACGCCGTCCTGCTCAAATGTTCGCTTCCCTTCAGCGACAGGGAGGAGACGGAGGCGAAGTTCCGCCGCATAGGCGAGATACTGCAGAGTTGCGGCGTGGAGGAGATATCGGATGAATCGGAGCTGCGCCGCCTGGAGGCCTCCTATCTCGAAATGTACGGCGGCTATAAGATCAACTGGGGCGAATACGAACAGGGGCGGCGCCTGACGGACTCCGCGCTGGAGATCGCCGGCGCGGACGGCTTTGACGAGATCGCCATGCACTGCCTGGAAGATATCGCGCACCACTATCTGCAGACCGACAGGAGCAGGGAGCTCTCGGAAACGGGAGAGAGGATACTTGCCCTTGCGCGGCGGCTGCAAAAGGAGAACCATGTCGGCCTCGCCCTGCGGCTGATCGGCATGGCCAGCCTTATCGATGGGAACTACGAGAGGGCGGAGGAGATATTCCGCGAATCCATAGCGGTATTCGAGGGGTTGGAGCTTACCGGAAAGTTTTACACTCTGAGCCTGCTCGCGCCTCACTGCTATATCGGCGAGATGCGCCAGTGGCGCGGGGAGAGCGCCTACGCGATGGCGCAGTTTGAATACTGTATCGAACGCTGCCGCGGGGCGAAGCTCTTCTGGGGCCGCAGCCATTTCTGCGCCCACGCGGCGGATACGGCCATTGACCTTGGCGACTGGCAGCTCGCCGCCCGCCATATAGACGACGGCGTCTCCCTCTTTGAGAGCTCGCGGGGCGGCCACTGCAGCTCGCTTCTCTACAGCCTCAAAGCGATCTGCGACGCGCGGCGAGGAGATTTTGACGAGGCGGCGGCCTCTCTGAAAAAGGCCGATTTTCTCTCCGCGATCGGCAAAAAGAGCTGGTGCGCCGCGCAGTATATGGCAAAGGGCTGGGTAGGCAGGCTCGCGGCGTTGTCATCCGCCGCGGTGAACGGCTGCCTTGACCGGCCGTGGGAAGACTACGCCCGCGCGGCAGTCAAACTCTACGGCGGCTTTGGCGCGGAGTTCCGCGCGGAGCGTATCAGAAAAGAGTTCGGGCTTTAG
- a CDS encoding TIGR00366 family protein: protein MENARKPFKLPHVYIIFIIIMLIVVLLSWIVPSGEFGRVQDPVTKQMIVDPSDFHYIEKSGHITPLAFFQSIHDGIVQSGDIVISLLLIAGVIALIESTGTIAAGIHKILEISAGKELAVIVVLMTIFTVMGAIGFGEGGMPFFPLAISVVMALGYDRMAGAATAILGMCVGFSSGLINLFTTGITQIIVGLPLFSGIEFRLCALAVFYLITLAYLLHYCHEIRKDPAKSVLKDEYMTQDCKAAAGEHVQLGARHRLALLGLFLLFVFQGLGALKWGWHLPQIAAIYLMYAALLIIIFRISPSGAMGEIIFGVQRMLPAALAIGLARAVMILMNQAKIIDTVVNAAGSSLAGKSPVTTLLLIYFAVTGFNFFIVSGSGKAVMMMPILSPLGKLLGINQQVMVLSFQYGDGFTNYLWPCGALVALSVCGIEYADWLRFSWKIFAALITAGFVLILTANYIGLGPF, encoded by the coding sequence ATGGAAAACGCCCGTAAACCATTCAAACTGCCTCACGTCTATATCATCTTTATCATCATCATGCTCATCGTCGTACTGCTCTCGTGGATCGTCCCCAGCGGTGAGTTCGGCCGCGTGCAGGACCCAGTGACAAAGCAGATGATCGTTGATCCCTCGGATTTCCACTACATTGAAAAGAGCGGCCATATCACGCCGCTGGCCTTTTTCCAATCCATCCACGACGGCATCGTCCAGTCGGGAGACATCGTCATCTCGCTGCTGCTGATCGCGGGCGTGATCGCGCTGATCGAGAGTACCGGGACGATCGCGGCGGGCATCCATAAGATACTGGAGATCTCCGCCGGTAAAGAGCTCGCGGTGATCGTCGTGCTGATGACGATCTTCACCGTGATGGGAGCCATCGGCTTCGGCGAGGGCGGCATGCCCTTCTTTCCGCTCGCTATCTCGGTGGTGATGGCCCTCGGCTACGACCGCATGGCGGGCGCGGCCACGGCGATTCTCGGCATGTGCGTCGGTTTTTCCTCCGGCCTGATAAATCTCTTCACGACCGGCATCACGCAGATAATCGTCGGTCTGCCCCTCTTCTCCGGCATCGAATTTCGTCTCTGCGCGCTGGCCGTCTTTTACCTCATTACCCTCGCCTATCTCCTCCACTACTGCCATGAGATAAGGAAAGATCCAGCGAAGAGCGTCCTCAAAGATGAATATATGACACAGGACTGCAAGGCGGCGGCCGGCGAGCATGTCCAGCTCGGCGCCCGCCACAGGCTCGCGCTGCTGGGACTCTTCCTTCTCTTCGTCTTCCAGGGGCTCGGCGCGCTCAAGTGGGGCTGGCATCTGCCGCAGATAGCGGCGATATACCTGATGTACGCGGCGCTGCTGATAATCATTTTCCGTATCTCCCCAAGCGGGGCGATGGGAGAGATCATCTTCGGCGTGCAGAGAATGCTGCCCGCGGCGCTGGCGATCGGCCTCGCGCGGGCGGTGATGATCCTCATGAACCAGGCAAAGATCATCGACACGGTGGTCAACGCCGCCGGTTCCTCTCTCGCGGGCAAAAGCCCCGTGACGACACTGCTTCTGATATACTTCGCGGTGACGGGATTTAACTTTTTCATCGTCTCGGGAAGCGGCAAGGCGGTGATGATGATGCCGATCCTCAGCCCGCTGGGTAAGCTGCTCGGCATCAACCAGCAGGTGATGGTGCTCTCCTTCCAGTACGGCGACGGCTTCACGAATTACCTTTGGCCCTGCGGCGCGCTCGTCGCGCTCTCCGTCTGCGGCATCGAATACGCCGACTGGCTCCGCTTTTCCTGGAAGATATTCGCCGCGCTCATAACGGCAGGATTCGTTTTAATACTCACCGCAAACTATATAGGATTGGGGCCATTTTAA
- a CDS encoding YgeY family selenium metabolism-linked hydrolase, with protein sequence MDFKAIKEASESYKADMTRFLRDLVAIPGESCGEEGVINRIAQEMEKVGFDKVEIDPMGNVLGYMGSGKTLIGYDAHIDTVGLGKLSNWNFDPYEGYESETEIGGRGTSDQLGGIVSAVYGAKVMKDLGLLSDKYRVVVTGTVQEEDCDGLCWQYIINEDKVRPEFVVSTEPTDGGIYRGQRGRMEIRIDVKGVSCHGSAPERGDNAIYKMSDILQDVRALNENDAADDKAVKGLVKMLDEKYNPEWREANFLGRGTVTVSEIFFTSPSRCAVADSCAVSLDRRMTVGETWESCLDEIRALPAVKKYGDDVVVSMYEYSRPSYKGLVYPIECYFPTWVIPEDHKVTKALEEAYKNLYGSARIGTEETVEMRRARPLTDKWTFSTNGVSIMGRNGIPCIGFGPGAEAQAHAPNEKTWKQDLVTCAAVYAALPTLYCK encoded by the coding sequence ATGGATTTCAAGGCGATCAAAGAGGCATCAGAGAGTTACAAGGCGGATATGACAAGATTTTTACGCGACCTCGTAGCGATCCCCGGCGAAAGCTGCGGCGAAGAGGGCGTAATCAACCGCATCGCGCAGGAGATGGAAAAGGTCGGATTTGACAAGGTGGAGATCGACCCGATGGGCAACGTTCTCGGCTACATGGGCAGCGGCAAGACGCTCATCGGCTACGACGCCCATATAGACACCGTGGGGCTGGGAAAGCTTTCCAACTGGAATTTTGATCCCTACGAGGGATACGAGAGCGAGACGGAGATCGGCGGACGCGGCACCAGCGACCAGCTCGGCGGCATCGTCTCCGCGGTCTACGGCGCGAAGGTCATGAAGGACCTCGGCCTGCTCTCCGACAAGTACAGGGTGGTCGTCACGGGAACGGTACAGGAAGAGGACTGCGACGGCCTCTGCTGGCAGTATATAATCAACGAGGACAAGGTCCGTCCGGAGTTCGTCGTCTCCACCGAGCCGACCGACGGCGGAATCTACCGCGGGCAGCGCGGCCGCATGGAGATACGCATCGACGTCAAGGGCGTCTCCTGCCATGGTTCGGCCCCCGAGCGCGGCGATAACGCGATATATAAGATGTCCGACATCCTTCAGGACGTACGCGCCCTGAACGAGAACGACGCCGCCGACGACAAAGCCGTGAAGGGCCTTGTAAAGATGCTTGACGAGAAGTACAACCCCGAATGGCGCGAGGCGAACTTCCTTGGCCGCGGTACAGTCACGGTATCAGAGATATTCTTCACCTCACCGAGCCGCTGCGCCGTCGCCGACTCGTGCGCCGTCTCCCTCGACCGCCGCATGACCGTGGGCGAGACGTGGGAGAGCTGCCTTGACGAGATCCGCGCGCTTCCCGCAGTGAAAAAGTACGGCGACGACGTGGTCGTCTCCATGTACGAGTATTCACGCCCCTCTTACAAAGGGCTGGTCTACCCCATCGAATGCTACTTCCCCACCTGGGTCATCCCAGAGGATCACAAGGTCACCAAAGCTCTGGAAGAGGCCTATAAAAACCTTTACGGCAGCGCCCGTATCGGCACGGAAGAGACCGTCGAGATGAGGAGGGCGCGCCCGCTGACGGACAAATGGACCTTCTCCACGAACGGCGTCTCCATAATGGGACGCAACGGCATTCCCTGCATCGGTTTCGGCCCCGGAGCCGAGGCGCAGGCCCACGCCCCTAACGAGAAGACCTGGAAGCAGGACCTCGTCACCTGCGCCGCCGTATACGCCGCCCTGCCGACGCTGTACTGCAAGTAA